One Sagittula stellata E-37 genomic window carries:
- a CDS encoding aspartate aminotransferase family protein, which translates to MIPSVLPTYNRAPLHFVKGEGAWLIEEDGRRFLDLGSGIAVNALGHANPDLTAALTEQASKLWHVSNLYEIPQQQALAGKLVEVTFADTVFFTNSGTEACELAVKMARKYWYEKGEKEKIEILTFSGCFHGRSSAAIAASGSEKMVKGFGPVLDGFVHLDWGDHDALNEAITDRTAAILIEPVQGEGGIRPLPDQCLKGLRKLCDEKGILLILDEVQCGVGRTGRLFAHEWAGVTPDIMMVAKGIGGGFPLGAVLATEEAASGMVAGTHGSTYGGNPLGCAVGKAVIDRISDPAFLDSVNASAGLLRQKLEGLVAAHPDTFEEVRGMGLMLGLKCTPKAAAADVVKAGYAAEVITVPAADNVVRLLPPLNITEAEIAEALARLDKAATAVEAA; encoded by the coding sequence ATGATCCCTTCCGTTCTGCCGACCTACAACCGCGCGCCCCTGCACTTCGTGAAGGGCGAGGGCGCTTGGCTGATCGAGGAGGACGGGCGCCGATTCCTCGATCTCGGCAGCGGCATCGCGGTGAACGCCCTGGGCCATGCGAACCCCGATCTCACAGCCGCGCTGACCGAACAGGCGTCCAAGCTCTGGCACGTGTCGAACCTCTACGAGATCCCGCAACAGCAGGCGCTGGCCGGCAAGCTGGTCGAAGTCACCTTCGCCGACACGGTGTTCTTCACCAACTCGGGTACGGAGGCCTGCGAACTGGCGGTCAAGATGGCTCGCAAGTACTGGTACGAGAAGGGCGAGAAGGAGAAGATCGAGATCCTGACCTTCTCCGGCTGCTTCCATGGCCGGTCCTCTGCAGCCATCGCGGCCTCCGGGTCCGAGAAGATGGTCAAGGGTTTCGGCCCGGTGCTCGACGGCTTCGTGCACCTCGACTGGGGCGACCACGACGCGCTGAACGAGGCCATCACCGACAGGACCGCCGCGATTCTGATCGAACCGGTGCAGGGCGAAGGCGGCATCCGCCCGCTGCCCGACCAGTGCCTGAAGGGCCTGCGCAAGCTCTGCGATGAAAAGGGCATCCTGCTGATCCTCGACGAGGTGCAGTGCGGCGTCGGCCGGACCGGGCGGCTGTTCGCGCATGAATGGGCGGGCGTGACCCCGGACATCATGATGGTCGCGAAAGGCATTGGCGGCGGCTTCCCGCTGGGCGCGGTGCTGGCCACCGAAGAGGCGGCCAGCGGCATGGTCGCGGGCACCCACGGTTCCACATACGGCGGCAACCCGCTGGGCTGCGCCGTGGGCAAGGCGGTGATCGACCGCATCTCCGATCCGGCCTTCCTCGACAGCGTGAACGCAAGCGCGGGCCTCCTCCGCCAGAAGCTCGAAGGCCTCGTCGCCGCGCATCCCGACACCTTCGAGGAGGTGCGCGGCATGGGTCTGATGCTGGGTCTCAAGTGCACGCCCAAAGCCGCTGCCGCCGACGTGGTCAAGGCAGGCTACGCCGCCGAGGTCATCACTGTCCCCGCCGCCGACAACGTCGTGCGCCTTCTGCCGCCGCTCAACATCACAGAGGCGGAAATCGCCGAGGCGCTCGCCCGCCTCGACAAGGCCGCAACCGCTGTCGAAGCCGCCTGA
- a CDS encoding amidohydrolase: MTGVTEEDIAAARHLRHNLHRAPDLSGEEDATAAIIVRHLTALNPATLITGLGGTGVAATFGTGDRGLLIRCELDALPIVETGHPAWRSERAGVAHLCGHDGHMATLYAVARVLSRQPPDTRVILLFQPAEETGQGARAVIGDHRFGTLGADMAISLHNMPGLPLGAVALKEGPVNCASRGLRVRLSGRTAHASEPEKGVSPGLALARLIADFGALTRDLPTEHPDFRLATVTHARLGVPAFGVAPGEAEIMVTLRTLLDDRMAALEDEARAQVAKAATGLTAEIAVHEAFGHCVNAPEAVAVLERATRGCRRVSEGMPMRASEDFGRFGANMPAAMFFLGAGETCPPLHAPDYDFHDALIGAGADIFLRAVAGFAAL; encoded by the coding sequence ATGACAGGCGTCACGGAAGAGGACATCGCCGCCGCGCGGCACCTGCGGCACAACCTGCACCGCGCCCCCGATCTCTCGGGCGAGGAGGACGCCACCGCCGCGATCATCGTCCGACATCTCACGGCCCTGAACCCCGCCACGTTGATCACTGGCCTTGGCGGCACCGGCGTTGCCGCGACCTTCGGCACGGGCGACCGGGGCCTCTTGATCCGTTGCGAGCTTGACGCACTGCCCATTGTCGAGACCGGACACCCCGCGTGGCGATCCGAACGCGCGGGCGTGGCGCATCTATGCGGTCACGACGGGCATATGGCGACGCTCTACGCCGTGGCCCGCGTCCTGTCGCGGCAGCCGCCCGACACCCGCGTGATCCTGCTCTTTCAGCCCGCCGAAGAGACAGGGCAGGGCGCCCGCGCGGTGATCGGGGACCACCGCTTCGGCACGCTCGGCGCGGACATGGCCATTTCCCTGCACAACATGCCCGGCCTGCCATTGGGCGCGGTTGCACTGAAGGAGGGGCCGGTCAACTGTGCCTCGCGCGGGCTGCGCGTAAGGCTTTCGGGGCGCACGGCGCACGCATCCGAGCCGGAGAAGGGGGTGTCTCCCGGCCTGGCTCTGGCCCGGCTGATCGCCGACTTCGGCGCGCTGACCCGCGATCTGCCGACCGAACACCCGGATTTCCGGCTGGCGACCGTGACCCATGCCCGGTTGGGCGTCCCGGCCTTCGGCGTGGCACCGGGTGAGGCCGAGATCATGGTCACCCTGCGTACCCTCCTCGACGACCGCATGGCCGCGCTCGAGGATGAGGCCCGCGCGCAAGTCGCAAAAGCCGCCACCGGACTGACGGCGGAGATCGCGGTGCACGAGGCCTTCGGCCATTGCGTGAACGCCCCCGAGGCCGTCGCCGTGCTGGAGCGTGCCACCCGGGGCTGCAGGCGCGTGTCCGAGGGCATGCCGATGCGTGCTTCCGAGGACTTCGGCCGCTTCGGCGCGAACATGCCGGCGGCGATGTTCTTCCTCGGGGCGGGCGAAACCTGTCCGCCGCTGCACGCCCCGGACTACGACTTCCACGATGCCCTGATCGGGGCCGGTGCCGACATCTTTCTGCGCGCCGTCGCCGGTTTCGCTGCGCTTTGA
- the truA gene encoding tRNA pseudouridine(38-40) synthase TruA, with the protein MPRYALLVEYDGRPFSGWQRQAAQPSVQQAIEDALARLEPGPFTIAGAGRTDAGVHARGQVAQCDMAKDWDPFRLSEALNFHLKPAPVAIRACARVADDWHARFSAVERRYLFRILMRRAPATLEEGQVWRVMHPLDVTAMREGAAHLVGRHDFTTFRSVMCQAKSPVKTLDSLEIKAVDGPAGPEVWFSLRARSFLHNQVRSFVGTLERVGAGAWAPDRVGAALEARDRAACGPVCPPQGLYLTGVGYPEDPFGG; encoded by the coding sequence ATGCCAAGATACGCATTGCTCGTGGAATATGATGGCCGCCCGTTTTCGGGCTGGCAGCGCCAGGCGGCGCAGCCTTCGGTGCAGCAGGCCATCGAGGACGCGCTGGCGCGGCTGGAGCCCGGCCCTTTCACCATCGCGGGGGCTGGGCGCACCGATGCCGGCGTGCATGCGCGCGGGCAGGTGGCGCAATGCGACATGGCAAAGGACTGGGATCCGTTCCGGTTGTCGGAGGCGTTGAACTTCCACCTCAAACCCGCACCGGTGGCGATCCGGGCCTGCGCGCGGGTGGCCGACGACTGGCACGCGCGGTTCTCGGCGGTGGAGCGGCGCTACCTGTTCCGTATCCTGATGCGCCGCGCGCCCGCCACGCTGGAAGAGGGGCAGGTCTGGCGGGTCATGCACCCGCTCGACGTGACGGCGATGCGCGAAGGCGCGGCCCACCTTGTGGGACGGCACGATTTCACCACCTTCCGGTCGGTGATGTGCCAGGCGAAATCGCCGGTGAAGACGCTTGATTCGCTGGAGATCAAGGCGGTCGACGGCCCCGCAGGGCCAGAGGTGTGGTTCTCGTTGCGCGCGCGGTCTTTCCTGCATAATCAGGTGCGCTCTTTCGTCGGCACGCTGGAACGGGTCGGTGCCGGGGCCTGGGCGCCGGACCGTGTGGGCGCGGCTCTGGAGGCGCGCGACCGTGCGGCTTGCGGGCCGGTCTGCCCGCCGCAGGGGTTGTACCTGACGGGTGTCGGTTATCCGGAGGACCCGTTCGGGGGGTGA
- a CDS encoding YcjX family protein: MVLTTLADGLARGIDSATSTISETFFEPTLRLGVTGLSRAGKTVFITSLVANLMDRARMPGLVAQSEGRILTAFLQPQPDDTIPRFDYETHLAALTAREPHWPDSTRAVSELRLSLKVRPQGLLSGLQGPRTLHLDIIDYPGEWLLDLGLMDKSYAQWSEHMLDRMTHRPDPDGFLPMATTEAAEAKLDEPVAQRLAKAYTEAQNAARREGFSDCGPGRFLLPGDLAGSPVLTFAPLPPVSASRGALYREFERRFDAYKSRVVKPFFQDHFARLDRQIVLVDALGAIHAGPRAVEDLRRTLADILTAFRPGASSFLSQIFLGRRIDRILFAATKADHLHHTQHARLTAVMEALTRDARDRARFAGAETQALSLAALRATTEEIIAHEGRDLPCVRGTLLDTGKRAAFYPGELPEDPAHLLAPAREGASEWLGQDYSIMSFAPAPLTLKPGEGPPHIRLDRAAQFLIGDRL; the protein is encoded by the coding sequence ATGGTCCTGACCACTCTCGCCGACGGCCTCGCCCGGGGCATCGACAGCGCCACCAGCACGATCTCGGAGACCTTCTTCGAACCCACCCTGCGCCTTGGCGTCACCGGGCTGTCGCGGGCCGGGAAGACGGTGTTCATCACCTCGCTTGTGGCGAACCTGATGGACCGCGCCCGGATGCCGGGGCTTGTCGCCCAATCCGAGGGCCGCATCCTCACGGCCTTTTTGCAGCCGCAGCCGGACGACACCATCCCGCGGTTCGACTACGAGACGCACCTCGCCGCGCTCACCGCGCGCGAACCGCACTGGCCGGACAGCACCCGCGCCGTGTCGGAACTGCGACTTTCGCTCAAGGTGCGCCCACAGGGCCTTTTGTCCGGGCTGCAGGGGCCGCGCACGCTGCACCTCGACATCATCGACTATCCCGGCGAATGGCTGCTGGACCTCGGCCTGATGGACAAGTCATACGCCCAGTGGTCCGAGCACATGCTGGACCGCATGACCCACCGCCCCGACCCCGACGGCTTCCTGCCCATGGCCACCACCGAGGCGGCCGAGGCCAAGCTCGACGAGCCCGTGGCACAGCGCCTCGCCAAAGCCTACACCGAAGCGCAGAACGCCGCCCGCCGCGAAGGATTTTCCGACTGCGGACCGGGGCGCTTCCTGCTGCCCGGTGACCTGGCCGGTTCGCCCGTGCTGACCTTCGCGCCCCTGCCACCGGTCAGCGCATCGCGCGGCGCGCTCTACCGCGAGTTCGAGCGCCGCTTCGACGCCTACAAGTCCCGCGTGGTCAAACCGTTCTTCCAGGACCACTTCGCCCGGCTCGACCGGCAAATCGTGCTGGTGGACGCGCTCGGGGCGATCCACGCCGGTCCGCGCGCGGTAGAGGATCTGCGCCGGACGCTGGCCGATATCCTGACGGCTTTCCGCCCCGGTGCCTCGTCTTTCCTGTCGCAGATCTTCCTGGGGCGGCGGATCGACCGCATCCTCTTTGCCGCGACGAAAGCAGACCACCTGCACCATACCCAGCACGCCCGCCTGACCGCCGTGATGGAGGCGCTGACCCGCGACGCCCGCGACCGCGCCCGCTTTGCCGGGGCCGAGACGCAGGCCCTGTCGCTCGCTGCCCTGCGCGCCACAACCGAAGAGATCATCGCCCACGAGGGTCGCGACCTGCCATGCGTGCGCGGCACCCTGCTGGACACCGGCAAGCGCGCGGCCTTCTATCCCGGCGAACTGCCCGAAGACCCGGCGCATCTTCTGGCACCTGCCCGCGAAGGCGCTTCCGAATGGTTGGGGCAGGATTACTCCATCATGTCCTTCGCCCCCGCACCGCTGACTCTGAAACCCGGCGAGGGCCCGCCGCACATCCGCCTCGACCGCGCCGCCCAGTTCCTGATCGGAGACCGCCTGTGA
- a CDS encoding GNAT family N-acetyltransferase, whose protein sequence is MTAKTRLQSPDPDAPNPDLPPEQPPSEVPGTPAPDLPQQDPDELPDAPAPDLPPDTPPEEVPEDLPGVPAPSDPGHDLPPDAPEEVPDTPPPNRPGNPTEIPGTPAPDLPPQDVPSEVPGLPGDPGPAPSPMPGPVISLRPGHPLDAGRLGDMISRAVDSQPWMPRLHTGAEDIAHAGHMIDKGWVTVAEVDYTPAGFIARDGGYIHSLYVAAEAQGSGIGTRLLDDAKTQNDRLELWTLQANRGAQRFYRREGFRPDGESDGAHNEEGLPDMRFVWTREETAKAPDKGVAKASGETSQATGKGAGTGNAKVSANASGGKETDG, encoded by the coding sequence ATGACCGCAAAGACCCGCCTTCAGTCCCCGGACCCGGACGCCCCCAACCCGGATCTGCCGCCGGAACAGCCCCCGTCGGAGGTGCCGGGCACACCGGCCCCCGACCTTCCCCAACAGGACCCGGACGAGCTGCCCGATGCGCCTGCGCCCGACCTGCCGCCGGACACGCCGCCCGAAGAGGTGCCCGAAGATCTGCCGGGCGTCCCTGCCCCGTCCGATCCCGGTCACGACCTGCCGCCCGATGCGCCCGAGGAAGTGCCGGACACCCCACCGCCGAACCGGCCCGGCAACCCGACGGAGATCCCCGGCACGCCCGCTCCGGATCTGCCGCCGCAGGACGTCCCCTCCGAAGTCCCCGGCCTGCCCGGCGATCCCGGCCCCGCGCCCAGCCCCATGCCCGGTCCCGTCATCAGCCTGCGCCCGGGGCATCCGCTCGACGCGGGACGGCTGGGCGACATGATTTCGCGCGCCGTGGACAGCCAACCGTGGATGCCGCGGCTGCACACCGGTGCCGAGGACATCGCCCACGCGGGCCACATGATCGACAAGGGATGGGTCACGGTGGCCGAGGTCGATTACACGCCCGCGGGCTTCATCGCCCGCGACGGCGGCTACATCCATAGCCTCTATGTCGCGGCGGAAGCGCAGGGCAGTGGCATCGGCACTCGGCTTCTCGACGACGCCAAGACGCAAAACGACCGCCTCGAGCTCTGGACGCTTCAGGCCAACCGGGGCGCGCAACGGTTCTACCGCCGAGAAGGCTTCCGCCCGGACGGGGAATCGGACGGCGCGCACAACGAGGAAGGCCTGCCCGACATGCGCTTCGTCTGGACCCGCGAAGAGACGGCGAAGGCACCGGACAAAGGCGTGGCCAAGGCGTCGGGCGAAACGTCACAGGCAACCGGCAAAGGGGCTGGCACTGGCAACGCGAAAGTCTCCGCCAACGCATCCGGCGGGAAAGAGACCGACGGCTGA
- a CDS encoding YcjF family protein — protein sequence MTDTRKGPVLIDLDDDTAAPSPAEAPPVPDLTPPPEGAAMATVAALTTRRVSALARWFWRLLAALVGTFASIAAWNVATGLIAANPALGWAVTALLAAFLLVCVAIVIKELSAFARLSKIDALHRQADTALAEDDLSLARDLGDKLVGLYKGREDTRWGRDRFAARRDEIFDASGLVAHAENELLAPLDLQARREVEAAARQVAAVTALVPLALADVAAALTANLRMIRRIAEIYGGRSGTLGSWRLTRAVFSHLVATGAVAVGDDMLEPIFGAGLLGKLSRRFGEGMVNGALTARVGVAAMEVCRPLPFGKGKRPSVRGIVRSSLSGLFQQDKGPSAP from the coding sequence ATGACCGACACGCGCAAGGGCCCCGTCCTCATCGACTTGGACGACGACACCGCCGCCCCCTCTCCGGCCGAGGCCCCGCCCGTACCCGATCTCACGCCTCCGCCCGAGGGCGCGGCCATGGCCACCGTCGCGGCCCTGACCACACGGCGCGTCTCCGCCCTTGCACGCTGGTTCTGGCGCCTGCTGGCAGCCCTTGTAGGCACCTTCGCCTCCATCGCCGCGTGGAACGTCGCCACCGGGCTGATCGCCGCCAACCCTGCGCTCGGCTGGGCGGTGACCGCGCTGCTGGCCGCTTTCCTCTTGGTCTGCGTCGCGATCGTGATCAAGGAACTCTCCGCCTTCGCCCGCCTGTCAAAGATCGACGCTTTGCACCGGCAGGCCGACACCGCACTGGCCGAAGACGACCTGAGCCTCGCCCGCGACCTCGGTGACAAGCTGGTGGGCCTCTACAAGGGACGCGAGGACACGCGCTGGGGCCGCGACCGCTTTGCCGCCCGTCGGGACGAGATCTTCGATGCCTCGGGTCTTGTCGCCCATGCGGAAAACGAACTGCTCGCCCCCCTCGACCTGCAGGCCCGGCGCGAGGTGGAGGCCGCCGCGCGGCAGGTCGCCGCCGTCACGGCGCTGGTCCCGCTTGCGCTCGCTGACGTGGCCGCCGCGCTGACCGCCAATCTGCGGATGATCCGCCGCATCGCCGAGATCTACGGCGGACGCTCCGGCACGCTCGGCAGCTGGCGGCTCACCCGCGCCGTCTTCTCGCACCTCGTGGCCACCGGTGCGGTCGCGGTGGGCGACGACATGCTGGAACCGATCTTCGGTGCGGGCCTGCTGGGCAAACTGTCCCGCCGTTTCGGCGAGGGCATGGTCAACGGCGCCCTCACCGCCCGGGTCGGCGTCGCCGCAATGGAGGTCTGCCGTCCCCTGCCCTTCGGCAAGGGCAAGCGCCCATCCGTTCGCGGCATCGTGCGCTCCTCGCTGAGCGGGCTGTTCCAGCAGGACAAAGGACCGAGCGCTCCGTAG
- a CDS encoding DUF2339 domain-containing protein, translating into MEALLVLVGIIFLALPVVVIVLIVRQARLFRELAELRQKVDTLSAGPTPWLDRPEAASATPAPALTERTAPPKSQPAPNTRPETPQPPQPAPQDRPAPEAKGPSVAARLAGWLAQNWFYAIAAVSLALAGIFLVQYGVETGLLTPPARVAAALVFGAALILVGERIRRRSGDTEDSATAYLPSTLSSAGLVSLMGGILAARLLYDLIDPGPALALLFATTLGGLVLGWINGPLLAAIGLAGGFAAPFLVGGQSDQPAWLLLYFALLAALGLGIDTLRRWAWVSVLALVGGFATGALLLLAEPSETMATAFAAHAAFLAVLAILIPARSLTPDHATPCLLQALEKARPAFPTLLAAGATLAATLAFLQAATFGLTAWWTALTLAALLGAALALWSHRAPGLQDLAALPAAATLLLLAAPELNGGVRTALFATIQAQEGLTEQRLPLTVTLAMLAPLLLTLAAALRSLKGDPFKAHWAAASALIAPLGGLALEVTWQPADLIGAWPWALHALALGGLMTALAARFARIDCADRLRAALATLSALACLAFALTVILTDAALTLALAATVLAAAVLDRRFDLAPMSGFITAGIAALGYRLLADPGLDWAVEVGFAEMFLTYGGTLAALLAARALLPEARARAKLFLESAAWSAGGMTASLTLYHLIKGMTGHAAGQEHWVTGLHATIWTLAALAQVMRMGAGGPLRLLRLALAVVFGLVALGFEAAALSLANPLFGGQNVAGPVLLNTLIPAYLLPALALAFGAARLSGPKALRIGLAVPATALTVFWAGMAIRHLWQGGAEMEIAAGISQPELYSHTVALLLVGAALFTRALQQRSDLLRRAGVAVIAVAVAKVFLLDISGLDGLARVFSFLLLGLSLSGLAWLNRWVQSRLP; encoded by the coding sequence GTGGAAGCCCTACTCGTCCTCGTCGGCATCATCTTCCTGGCCCTGCCGGTCGTCGTGATCGTCCTCATCGTCCGGCAGGCCCGCCTGTTCCGCGAACTGGCAGAGCTGCGCCAGAAGGTCGACACCCTGAGCGCAGGTCCGACGCCATGGCTGGACCGGCCTGAAGCGGCCTCCGCGACGCCCGCTCCGGCCCTCACCGAGCGGACCGCACCGCCAAAGTCTCAGCCCGCACCAAACACGCGACCCGAAACGCCGCAGCCCCCGCAACCCGCGCCGCAGGACCGTCCGGCACCCGAAGCAAAGGGACCATCCGTCGCGGCGCGACTTGCCGGGTGGCTCGCGCAGAACTGGTTCTACGCCATCGCCGCCGTCTCTCTCGCACTCGCGGGTATCTTCCTCGTGCAATACGGCGTGGAGACCGGGCTCCTGACCCCACCCGCGCGGGTCGCCGCCGCGCTGGTCTTCGGCGCGGCCCTGATCCTCGTCGGAGAGCGCATCCGCCGCCGCTCCGGCGACACGGAGGACAGCGCTACGGCCTACTTGCCCTCCACGCTCTCCTCCGCCGGTCTCGTGTCGCTGATGGGCGGCATCCTCGCCGCGCGCCTGCTGTATGACCTGATCGACCCCGGCCCGGCGCTTGCACTGCTGTTTGCCACGACGCTGGGCGGGCTTGTGCTGGGCTGGATCAACGGGCCGCTTCTGGCCGCCATAGGTCTTGCGGGCGGGTTCGCCGCCCCCTTCCTCGTCGGCGGGCAAAGCGATCAGCCCGCATGGCTGCTGCTCTACTTCGCGCTGCTCGCGGCACTCGGCCTCGGGATCGACACATTGCGTCGCTGGGCTTGGGTCTCCGTCCTCGCCCTCGTTGGCGGCTTTGCCACCGGGGCGCTTCTTCTGCTGGCCGAACCGTCCGAGACCATGGCGACCGCGTTCGCCGCCCACGCGGCCTTCCTTGCCGTCCTGGCGATCTTGATTCCGGCGCGCAGCCTGACGCCCGACCACGCCACGCCCTGCTTGCTGCAGGCGCTGGAAAAGGCCCGCCCCGCCTTCCCGACGCTGCTGGCCGCAGGCGCCACGCTGGCTGCGACGCTCGCCTTTCTGCAGGCCGCGACCTTCGGCCTGACGGCCTGGTGGACCGCACTGACACTCGCGGCGCTGCTGGGTGCTGCGCTGGCGCTCTGGTCTCACCGGGCACCGGGGCTTCAGGACCTTGCGGCCCTGCCCGCTGCGGCAACGCTCCTTCTGCTGGCGGCGCCAGAGCTGAACGGGGGCGTACGCACCGCCCTCTTCGCCACCATCCAAGCCCAGGAAGGCCTGACAGAGCAGCGCCTCCCGCTGACCGTGACCCTCGCTATGCTGGCCCCGCTGCTCTTGACGCTGGCCGCCGCGCTGCGCAGCCTGAAGGGCGACCCGTTCAAGGCCCACTGGGCCGCCGCCTCTGCCCTGATCGCCCCGCTTGGCGGCCTCGCGCTGGAAGTCACATGGCAGCCAGCCGACTTAATCGGCGCGTGGCCCTGGGCGCTGCACGCGCTGGCGCTTGGCGGGTTGATGACAGCGCTCGCTGCCCGTTTTGCGCGGATCGACTGCGCCGACCGGCTGCGCGCCGCGCTGGCCACGCTGTCGGCGCTGGCGTGCCTCGCCTTCGCGCTGACCGTCATCCTCACCGATGCGGCGCTGACCCTTGCCCTCGCTGCAACCGTGCTGGCCGCTGCCGTCCTGGACCGCCGCTTCGACCTCGCGCCGATGAGCGGCTTCATCACCGCCGGAATCGCCGCCCTGGGCTACCGGCTGCTGGCCGATCCGGGCCTCGATTGGGCGGTCGAGGTCGGCTTTGCCGAAATGTTCCTGACTTATGGCGGGACGCTGGCCGCGCTTCTGGCCGCCCGTGCCCTCCTGCCCGAAGCCCGCGCCCGTGCGAAGCTGTTCCTCGAAAGCGCCGCGTGGTCGGCGGGGGGCATGACCGCGTCCCTGACGCTTTACCACCTGATCAAGGGCATGACCGGCCACGCCGCGGGGCAGGAACACTGGGTCACCGGCCTGCACGCCACGATCTGGACGCTGGCCGCGCTGGCGCAGGTCATGCGCATGGGCGCGGGTGGCCCGCTTCGCCTGCTGCGCCTCGCGCTCGCGGTGGTCTTCGGCCTCGTCGCGCTGGGGTTCGAGGCGGCGGCGCTCAGCCTCGCCAACCCGCTGTTCGGCGGCCAGAACGTCGCGGGGCCGGTGCTGCTGAACACGCTGATCCCGGCCTATCTGCTGCCTGCACTGGCATTGGCGTTCGGCGCCGCGCGCCTGTCAGGCCCGAAGGCGCTGCGCATCGGGCTTGCGGTGCCGGCCACGGCGCTGACGGTGTTCTGGGCGGGTATGGCGATCCGCCACCTCTGGCAAGGCGGCGCCGAAATGGAGATTGCGGCGGGTATCTCTCAGCCGGAACTCTACAGCCACACGGTCGCGCTGTTGCTTGTGGGGGCCGCGCTCTTTACCCGCGCGCTGCAACAGCGGTCGGACCTGCTGCGCCGCGCCGGTGTGGCTGTGATCGCCGTGGCGGTGGCCAAGGTCTTCCTGCTGGACATCTCCGGCCTCGACGGGCTGGCGCGGGTGTTCTCGTTCCTGCTGCTGGGGCTGTCGCTGTCGGGTCTGGCATGGCTTAATCGCTGGGTACAAAGCCGCCTGCCTTGA
- a CDS encoding SDR family oxidoreductase, translated as MTQAPATARQTVLILGAYGLIGTEICRTLHACGHRVIASGRSAASAAKALPMLPFRRSDLSRMEPSDWTALVDGVDVIVNCAGALQDGPGDDLERLHHHAVKGLGETAAARGIRVVQISAAGVRPDHPTVFFASKARGDAALLASGANAVILRPGLVIGQSAYGGTTLLRMLAAVPLIQPQALPATPIQTVSLADLAEAVAIVASGHLPRGHTFDLVEDQTHSLSEIIAAHRRALGFPPARATLTLPRWMLAPTARIADALAHLGWRSPLRSTAIEVLADGVTGDPRPWQAQTGSSIAPLQETLTKAHLGPEHRLQARATLLMPLAVATLSLFWLLSGIIGLCQIGPAAEHLTRIGWPQTLATASVGFWAVVDVVLGLAILYRPFAARACLAMIGVSLIYIASATVFTPGMWADPLGPLVKVLPAMMLAAVTPALLETR; from the coding sequence ATGACCCAAGCTCCCGCCACGGCGCGACAGACCGTCCTGATCCTCGGCGCTTACGGCCTGATCGGCACGGAAATCTGCCGCACGCTCCACGCCTGCGGCCACCGCGTCATCGCCTCTGGCCGGTCCGCCGCCAGCGCCGCCAAGGCCCTGCCGATGCTGCCTTTCCGCCGGTCCGACCTGTCAAGAATGGAACCCTCCGACTGGACTGCACTGGTCGACGGCGTCGATGTGATTGTGAATTGCGCGGGCGCCTTGCAGGACGGCCCCGGCGACGATCTCGAACGGCTGCACCATCACGCCGTGAAAGGCCTGGGTGAGACCGCCGCGGCAAGGGGCATCCGCGTGGTGCAGATATCGGCGGCGGGTGTTCGCCCCGACCACCCCACCGTCTTCTTCGCCTCCAAGGCGCGGGGAGACGCGGCGCTGCTGGCCTCCGGCGCGAACGCGGTGATCCTGCGGCCCGGCCTTGTCATCGGCCAAAGCGCCTACGGTGGCACCACGCTTTTGCGGATGCTGGCCGCCGTGCCTCTGATCCAGCCTCAGGCCTTGCCTGCGACGCCGATCCAGACCGTCTCTCTGGCCGATCTGGCCGAAGCCGTCGCAATCGTCGCCTCCGGCCACCTGCCCCGGGGGCATACCTTCGACCTCGTGGAGGACCAGACCCACAGCCTGTCAGAGATCATCGCAGCGCATCGCCGTGCCCTGGGCTTTCCCCCGGCACGCGCCACGCTGACTCTGCCCCGCTGGATGCTGGCCCCCACGGCCCGGATCGCCGACGCCTTGGCGCACCTCGGCTGGCGCAGCCCGCTCCGGTCCACCGCCATAGAGGTGCTGGCAGACGGGGTAACCGGCGACCCGCGCCCGTGGCAGGCGCAGACGGGAAGCAGCATCGCCCCCTTGCAGGAAACGCTGACCAAGGCCCACCTCGGACCCGAGCACCGGCTGCAGGCGCGTGCCACCCTGTTGATGCCCCTGGCGGTGGCCACGCTGTCCCTGTTCTGGTTGCTGTCGGGGATCATCGGGCTTTGTCAGATCGGCCCCGCCGCCGAACACCTGACCCGGATCGGCTGGCCACAGACCCTCGCCACCGCCTCCGTCGGCTTCTGGGCCGTGGTCGATGTGGTGCTGGGGCTCGCGATCCTCTACCGGCCCTTCGCCGCACGCGCCTGTCTTGCGATGATCGGCGTCTCGCTCATCTATATCGCCTCCGCCACCGTCTTCACTCCGGGCATGTGGGCGGATCCGCTTGGGCCTCTGGTCAAGGTGCTCCCGGCCATGATGTTGGCCGCCGTCACCCCGGCGCTGCTGGAGACGCGCTGA